Proteins encoded in a region of the Azospirillum sp. TSH58 genome:
- a CDS encoding DUF5672 family protein produces the protein MVRIEDCTLVFADTANNALVELAIRDSLSACRFSRVLLLSDRDPKIPGVDFHRIAPIHSIDDYSDTINVRLRRLVTTGHVLIAQWDGFVADPRAWTEEFRAFDYIGARWGWYDDGMTVGNGGFSLRSAALLDRLRDLPFEAGIPEDHVICRTERPALEKAGIRFAPEAVADRFAFERTPVTGPAFGFHGLFNFGKVLGDRALEERIEVMDGPLLDKREYTDLMTGLALSGRKAPFASMVRKLVARRDETFLRSQITEWTGGAARDYVLALADAVQTTAAPGSRWPAVAAPQRRQPKIYDCFTFHNELDLLELRFRELYDTVDQFVIVEAKQTFAGAPKPLHFMEERNRFLPFLDKVKLVVAPDFPETDNPWVRERAQRNAIALGLDKVEPDDIVIVSDVDEILRARSVASLRDSTAMIAGFRVPLFYFKVNFMNVEGENFSVFPVAVRGLMARMTTPQQIRESRGTLDRYTPETRPAYVDILPHAGWHFSYIGDDDAIRHKIQSFSHQELNRDDILDGIDVPRFLAEGSDIFNRPGYRWQAVELNDYFPPALLAERERWADFIAEEVGGRVTWK, from the coding sequence ATACGGGACAGCCTGTCCGCCTGCCGCTTCTCCAGGGTCCTGCTGCTCTCCGACCGCGACCCGAAGATTCCGGGCGTCGATTTCCACCGCATCGCCCCGATCCACAGCATCGACGACTATTCGGACACCATCAACGTCCGCCTGCGCCGGCTGGTGACGACCGGTCATGTCCTGATCGCGCAGTGGGACGGCTTCGTCGCCGACCCGCGGGCCTGGACGGAGGAGTTCCGCGCCTTCGACTACATCGGCGCCCGCTGGGGCTGGTACGACGACGGCATGACGGTGGGAAACGGCGGCTTCTCCCTGCGCTCCGCCGCCCTGCTCGACCGGCTGCGCGACCTGCCCTTCGAAGCCGGCATCCCCGAGGACCACGTCATCTGCCGGACCGAGCGCCCGGCGCTGGAGAAGGCCGGCATCCGCTTCGCCCCGGAGGCCGTGGCCGACCGCTTCGCCTTCGAACGGACACCGGTGACGGGACCGGCCTTCGGCTTCCACGGCCTGTTCAACTTCGGCAAGGTGCTGGGGGACCGCGCGCTGGAGGAACGGATCGAGGTGATGGACGGTCCGCTTCTCGACAAGCGCGAATACACCGACCTGATGACCGGCCTCGCGCTGTCCGGACGCAAGGCCCCCTTCGCCTCCATGGTCCGCAAGCTGGTGGCGCGGCGGGACGAGACGTTCCTGCGGTCCCAGATCACCGAATGGACCGGCGGCGCGGCGCGGGACTATGTGCTGGCTCTGGCCGATGCCGTGCAGACGACGGCGGCGCCGGGGTCGCGCTGGCCGGCGGTGGCCGCGCCGCAGCGCCGCCAGCCGAAGATCTACGACTGCTTCACCTTCCACAACGAACTCGACCTTCTGGAGCTTCGCTTCCGCGAGCTGTACGACACGGTGGACCAGTTCGTGATCGTCGAGGCCAAGCAGACCTTCGCCGGCGCGCCGAAGCCGCTGCATTTCATGGAGGAACGCAACCGCTTCCTGCCCTTCCTCGACAAGGTGAAGCTGGTCGTCGCCCCCGATTTCCCGGAAACCGACAATCCCTGGGTGCGCGAGCGGGCACAGCGGAACGCCATCGCGCTCGGGCTGGACAAGGTGGAGCCGGACGACATCGTCATCGTCTCCGACGTGGACGAGATCCTGCGCGCCCGCTCCGTCGCGTCGCTGCGCGACAGCACGGCGATGATCGCCGGGTTCCGCGTGCCGCTGTTCTACTTCAAGGTCAACTTCATGAACGTGGAGGGCGAGAACTTCTCGGTCTTTCCCGTCGCCGTCCGCGGGCTGATGGCCCGGATGACCACGCCGCAGCAGATCCGCGAAAGCCGCGGCACGCTGGACCGCTACACCCCCGAGACCCGGCCCGCCTATGTGGACATCCTGCCCCATGCGGGCTGGCATTTCTCCTACATCGGCGACGACGACGCCATCCGGCACAAGATCCAGAGCTTCTCGCACCAGGAACTGAACCGCGACGACATTCTCGACGGCATCGACGTGCCGCGCTTCCTGGCGGAAGGCAGCGACATCTTCAACCGCCCCGGCTACCGCTGGCAGGCCGTGGAGCTGAACGACTACTTCCCGCCGGCCCTGCTGGCCGAGCGCGAACGCTGGGCGGACTTCATCGCCGAGGAGGTCGGCGGCCGGGTCACCTGGAAATAG